In Gadus morhua chromosome 2, gadMor3.0, whole genome shotgun sequence, a single window of DNA contains:
- the gdpd3a gene encoding lysophospholipase D GDPD3a translates to MSGLLFLVFPVLGGYALTSLYLLRNPQLLHRRKRTAFHSRHISHRGGCGERIENTMEAFQNSEGLGTELIELDCHLTADGHVIVSHDKNLLRQTGHDVDVSSLNLQDLPLYKERLEVTFNAGQVSSGADRKFALLEDLFRKFPRMPVNVEIKELNCRLIQKVSELVRRYGREHITVWASADHSILRTCRRENPSMPYSFSMRRGVLLLLLFYSGLLPFVPLGESFLQFYLIPVINRTFIPEERILKNKLVLLFLEKLTMRPSLFRHLAARGIQVHLFVCNEERDMETALGLGATGVMTDYPTRLTNFLSRLRPQEADPR, encoded by the exons ATGAGCGGGCTGCTGTTCCTGGTGTTCCCCGTGCTGGGCGGGTACGCCCTGACCTCGCTCTACCTGCTGAGGAacccccagctgctgcaccGCAGGAAACGCACCGCCTTCCACAGCCGACACATCTCACACCGAGGag gatgCGGAGAACGGATCGAGAACACCATGGAGGCCTTCCAGAA cTCAGAGGGGCTGGGCACGGAGCTGATCGAGCTGGACTGTCACCTGACCGCCGACGGTCACGTGATCGTGTCACATGACAAGAACCTGCTGAGGCAGACGGGCCACGACGTGGACGTGTCCTCCCTCAACctgcag GACTTGCCGCTGTATAAGGAGAGGCTGGAAGTCACGTTTAACGCAG gtcAGGTCAGCAGCGGGGCGGACAGGAAGTTCGCCCTGCTGGAGGACCTGTTCAGGAAGTTCCCCCGCATGCCCGTCAACGTGGAGATCAAGGAGCTGAACTGCAGGCTGATCCAGAAG GTGTCTGAGCTGGTGAGGCGCTATGGCAGAGAGCACATCACGGTCTGGGCCTCGGCGGACCACAGCATCCTGAGGACCTGCAGACGAGAG AACCCCTCCATGCCGTACAGCTTCAGCATGAGGCGaggtgtgctgctgctgctgctgttctaCAGCGGCCTGCTGCCCTTCGTCCCTCTGGGCGAGAGCTTCCTGCAGTTCTACCTCATCCCCGTCATCAACAG gacGTTCATACCTGAAGAAAGAATCTTGAAAAACAAGCTGGTTCTCCTTTTTCTAGAGAA GCTGACGATGAGACCGAGCCTCTTCAGACACCTGGCAGCCCGCGGGATCCAG gtccatttgtttgtttgcaacGAGGAGCGGGACAtggagacggcgttgggacTGGGCGCCACGGGGGTGATGACGGATTACCCCACACGTCTCACCAACTTCCTGTCCCGCCTCAGACCGCAGGAAGCTGACCCACGCTGA
- the ypel3 gene encoding protein yippee-like 3, with the protein MVKLTKAKTFQAYLDSCHRRYSCVHCRAHLANHDDLISKSFQGSQGRAYLFNSVVNVGCGAAEERLLLTGLHAVADIYCENCHTTLGWKYEQAFELSQKYKEGKFIIELSHMIKDNGWD; encoded by the exons ATGGTGAAGCTGACCAAGGCCAAGACCTTCCAGGCCTACCTGGACTCCTGCCACCGTCGCTACAGCTGTGTCCACTGCCGCGCACACCTGGCCAACCATGACGACCTCATCTCCAAG TCTTTCCAGGGGAGCCAGGGACGAGCCTACCTCTTCAACTCTGT CGTGAACGTGGGCTGCGGGGCGGCCGAGGAGAGACTGCTGCTGACGGGGCTCCACGCTGTGGCCGACATCTACTGTGAGAACTGTCACACCACCCTGGGCTGGAAATAC gAGCAAGCCTTCGAGCTGAGCCAGAAGTACAAGGAGGGGAAGTTCATCATCGAGCTGTCCCACATGATCAAGGACAACGGCTGGGACTGA
- the mapk3 gene encoding mitogen-activated protein kinase 3, whose amino-acid sequence MADSSSAAAGGAPGSGSGAAGAAGAVAQDGSTGAAGSKVASELVKGQAFDVGPRYVNLSYIGEGAYGMVCSALDNVTTSRVAIKKISPFEHQTYCQRTLREIKILLRFHHENIIGINDILRARRLEAMRDVYIVQTLMETDLYKLLKTQKLSNDHICYFLYQILRGLKYIHSANVLHRDLKPSNLLINTTCDLKICDFGLARIADPEHDHTGFLTEYVATRWYRAPEIMLNSKGYSKSIDIWSVGCILAEMLSNRPIFPGKHYLDQLNHILGILGSPSQEDLNCIINTKARNYLQSLPEKPKIPWDKLFPKADGKALDLLGRMLTFNPNKRISVEEALAHPYLEQYYDPTDEPVAEEPFTFTMELDDLPKEKLKELIYEETAQFQATYQGS is encoded by the exons ATGGCGGACTCGAGCAGCGCAGCGGCGGGCGGAGCCCCGGGCTCCGGTAGCGGGGCTGCCGGGGCGGCGGGCGCTGTGGCGCAGGACGGATCCACCGGAGCCGCGGGGTCCAAGGTGGCGTCGGAGCTGGTGAAGGGGCAGGCGTTCGACGTCGGCCCCCGCTATGTCAACCTGTCGTACATCGGGGAGGGGGCGTACGGGATGGTCTG CTCTGCCCTGGACAATGTGACCACCTCCCGCGTGGCCATCAAGAAGATCAGCCCGTTCGAGCACCAGACGTATTGCCAGCGCACGCTGAGAGAGATCAAGATCCTGCTGCGCTTCCACCACGAGAACATCATCGGCATCAACGACATCCTGCGCGCCCGCCGACTGGAGGCCATGAGGGACGT ctaCATCGTGCAGACCCTGATGGAGACGGACCTGTACAAGCTGCTGAAGACGCAGAAGCTGAGCAACGACCACATCTGCTACTTCCTGTACCAGATCCTGCGCGGGCTGAAGTACATCCACTCTGCCAACGTGCTGCACCGGGACCTGAAGCCCTCCAACCTGCTCATCAACACCACCTGTGACCTGAAG atCTGTGACTTCGGCTTGGCACGGATAGCCGACCCGGAGCACGACCACACCGGCTTCCTGACGGAGTACGTGGCCACACGCTGGTACCGCGCCCCCGAGATCATGCTCAactcaaag GGCTACTCCAAGTCCATCGACATCTGGTCCGTGGGCTGCATCCTGGCCGAGATGCTGTCCAACAGACCCATCTTCCCTGGGAAGCACTACCTGGACCAGCTGAATCACATACTGG ggatcCTGGGCTCCCCGTCCCAGGAGGACCTCAACTGCATCATCAACACCAAGGCCCGCAACTACCTGCAGTCCCTCCCCGAGAAGCCCAAGATCCCCTGGGACAAGCTGTTCCCCAAGGCCGACGGCAAGG CCCTGGATCTGCTGGGTCGCATGTTGACCTTTAACCCCAACAAGCGCATCAGCGTGGAGGAGGCCCTGGCCCACCCCTACCTGGAGCAGTACTACGACCCCACGGACGAG cccgtGGCCGAGGAGCCCTTCACCTTCACCATGGAGCTGGACGACCTCCCCAAGGagaagctgaaggagctgatctACGAGGAGACGGCCCAGTTCCAGGCCACCTACCAGGGCTCCTGA
- the LOC115532275 gene encoding V-type proton ATPase 16 kDa proteolipid subunit, producing MSSSSPEYASFFAVMGASSAMVFSALGAAYGTAKSGTGIAAMSVMRPELIMKSIIPVVMAGIIAIYGLVVAVLIANNIADNITLYKSFLHLGAGLSVGLSGLAAGFAIGIVGDAGVRGTAQQPRLFVGMILILIFAEVLGLYGLIVALILSTK from the exons atgTCTTCCTCCAGCCCCGAGTACGCCTCGTTCTTCGCCGTGATGGGAGCCTCCTCGGCCATGGTGTTCAGCG CCCTGGGCGCGGCATACGGCACGGCAAAGAGCGGCACGGGCATCGCGGCCATGTCGGTGATGCGTCCGGAGCTCATCATGAAGTCCATCATCCCCGTGGTCATGGCGGGGATCATCGCCATCTACGGCCTGGTGGTGGCCGTGCTGATCGCCAACAACATCGCTGACAACATCACCCTCTACAA gagcttCCTCCACCTGGGGGCCGGTCTCAGCGTGGGACTCAGCGGCCTGGCCGCCGGCTTCGCCATCGGCATCGTGGGGGACGCGGGCGTGCGGGGCACGGCCCAGCAGCCCCGGCTGTTCGTGGGCATGATCCTGATCCTGATCTTCGCCGAGGTCCTGGGGCTGTACGGCCTCATCGTGGCGCTCATCCTCTCCACCAAGTAG